The proteins below come from a single Methanobacterium sp. Maddingley MBC34 genomic window:
- a CDS encoding putative transcriptional regulator (PFAM: Transcriptional regulator PadR-like family), producing MDDESTKEKPPEDSRDNLPADELEKIEFKKSRGYYRDAMDSQDLFGNLDQFEKKLVRGVMRGSGPIIMLWLISKKGQHGYEIMTQLHESSPFRDKIKMPSASIIYPKLHQLEKKGLIKGTWETHGKRKVKYYEITPEGVKTLEKVRSFFKARENHLYEDFLEDVMCIKNNRS from the coding sequence ATGGATGATGAGTCAACTAAAGAAAAGCCTCCTGAAGATTCAAGGGATAATCTTCCCGCAGATGAACTTGAAAAAATCGAATTTAAAAAGTCGCGTGGATACTACCGTGATGCAATGGATAGCCAAGACTTATTTGGAAATTTAGATCAATTCGAAAAAAAACTGGTTAGAGGAGTTATGAGAGGCTCGGGACCCATAATAATGCTCTGGCTCATTAGTAAAAAGGGACAGCATGGTTATGAGATTATGACCCAGCTCCACGAGTCATCCCCATTCAGAGATAAAATAAAAATGCCCAGCGCAAGCATCATCTACCCCAAACTACACCAGCTTGAAAAGAAAGGCCTTATAAAGGGTACCTGGGAAACCCATGGCAAAAGAAAAGTTAAATATTATGAAATAACCCCAGAAGGGGTTAAAACTCTTGAAAAGGTAAGAAGTTTCTTTAAAGCCCGGGAAAATCACCTTTACGAAGATTTTCTAGAAGACGTGATGTGTATAAAAAATAATAGGAGTTAA
- a CDS encoding ABC-type multidrug transport system, ATPase component (PFAM: ABC transporter_SP): MKYAIETSNLTKIYGDFKAVDALDLNVKNKSIFGFLGPNGAGKTTTIKMLTCLIPPTSGTAKVAGYDIIKSPDDVRQKIGMVPQLVSLYGDLTARENAELCADYYGMPRDLKEQRIDELMELVDIKYAENKMVKQMSGGQKQKVSVVASLVHQPDILFLDEPTIGLDPTTKSVLWD; the protein is encoded by the coding sequence ATGAAATATGCCATTGAAACCTCTAATCTCACCAAAATATATGGTGATTTTAAAGCAGTTGATGCTTTAGACTTGAATGTCAAAAATAAAAGCATATTCGGATTTTTAGGCCCTAATGGTGCTGGTAAAACAACTACCATAAAAATGCTCACCTGTCTTATTCCCCCTACTTCAGGTACAGCCAAAGTAGCAGGATACGATATTATTAAATCACCAGATGATGTTCGCCAAAAAATTGGAATGGTACCACAACTGGTAAGTTTATACGGTGATCTCACTGCACGGGAAAATGCCGAACTATGTGCAGATTATTACGGAATGCCCCGGGACCTTAAGGAACAGAGAATTGATGAGTTGATGGAACTGGTGGACATTAAGTATGCTGAAAATAAGATGGTTAAGCAGATGTCCGGTGGACAGAAGCAAAAAGTATCGGTAGTTGCCAGCCTGGTACATCAGCCAGATATTCTGTTTTTGGATGAACCTACCATTGGTCTTGATCCAACCACCAAAAGCGTGCTATGGGATTT
- a CDS encoding sugar phosphate isomerase/epimerase (PFAM: Xylose isomerase-like TIM barrel) codes for MKIGFSTLALFMKSFEDFLDKATVDGFDLMEILCEGPYWPRNILSQGEGLEIFTSYDVDVFLHAPTIDLNPASMNPGIREETLRQITETVDLASKIGAEAITTHPGMIHRLEDRIREMGKYFAIETLKEANQYAEEIGVILSVENMPSRYAYFCNTAQEHSYFLDQCGCHATVDMGHANTTNHPASFLELEKTHYYHLSDNNGDKDQHLALGDGTLDLNLINGIDRGIIELDNYDNVIKSRNVLIELENNDMNK; via the coding sequence ATGAAAATTGGATTTTCAACTCTGGCTCTTTTCATGAAGTCATTTGAAGATTTTCTGGACAAAGCAACCGTGGATGGATTTGATCTTATGGAAATACTCTGTGAAGGTCCTTACTGGCCCAGAAATATTCTTAGCCAGGGAGAAGGTCTGGAAATATTCACTTCTTATGATGTGGATGTTTTTCTGCATGCTCCCACCATAGATCTAAACCCTGCCAGTATGAATCCAGGTATTCGAGAGGAAACTCTCCGCCAAATTACCGAAACAGTGGATTTGGCATCAAAAATAGGGGCAGAAGCCATAACCACTCATCCTGGGATGATACACAGACTAGAAGATAGAATTAGGGAAATGGGCAAATATTTTGCCATTGAAACTTTAAAAGAGGCAAATCAATACGCAGAAGAGATCGGAGTTATTTTATCAGTTGAAAACATGCCATCGCGCTATGCTTACTTCTGTAATACGGCACAGGAACATTCTTACTTCCTGGATCAATGTGGATGTCATGCCACGGTAGATATGGGCCATGCCAACACAACCAACCATCCCGCTTCATTTTTGGAACTTGAAAAAACTCATTACTATCATTTAAGTGATAATAACGGGGATAAAGATCAGCATCTGGCCTTGGGTGATGGAACACTTGATCTGAACCTGATTAATGGCATTGATCGGGGTATCATTGAATTAGACAATTATGATAATGTTATAAAAAGTAGAAATGTCCTTATTGAACTTGAAAATAATGATATGAATAAATGA